AGAGCATTACCTTACCAGTTCTCACCTTACCTTGATAGTCAACTTGCCAAAATACCGTGGCACCAGTCCAGTGTTTGGAAGTTCCGACATGATATTTCTCCATCAAAGAAAGAGTAGTTGTTTCACCGAATTGAGAAGATAGAAACAAGAAAAAGTTGTTTGCCTCATAACATTTCAGAGAACTTCGCATGATGTTCTCGTCTATATAAGAAGTGGGTAATGGCTTTGGCATTTCTCTCTTCTTATATGAAATAGTCTCATCCTTTGTGAATGTCTCATTCTTCTCAGGATTCTTCTCAAAAAAATCCTTGGGAGTGAAGTGATAACCACAACTTTGCTCATGGTTGCAGCGCCCTACGTAAGGAGGAAACTCAATCTTCCCTTCTGTGTCAATATATCGGGCGAAGCTACGTTTCTTATGACATTCTGGACATGTATGTCGGGTAGTGATGCCTTTGTATGGCTCTAATATGAATCTATGTGTACTCATTTCATTTCTTTTTTTATGTGGCGGTTCTGTCGGTTTTGTCGCTTTTGGTATTAAAACCGTCAAAAGCGACAATTCCGACAATACCGTCACGAGTTAATCTTTGAATATTCTCCATGCTTCTCTTTGCGAAATAGGACTCCGATGTTATCATTCAGAAATCTTTCCAATGTCCTTGGCTTCATGTCGTTCTCTTTGGCGATATCATGAGCTTGGGCCGTGGTGAATGTTGCAGGAAGATGGTTGACGATTGCTTGTTGTTGAGCGGTGAGCATATTCTCGTTGAGGATATTTTGTACTGATATGGCAGAGTTCTTGAAATACTCTGTCAATCGGATGGCTCGCTCTATACTCAGCAGGTCGATGGCTTCCTTATCACATTCTCCACACGTCCATCGTGCCAATTGAATGATCAGACAGAAACGGATGATGTATATCTCCAACTTGCAATAGATGCTGACAATGGTATCATTTGTTTCATTATCGCATTGCTCAGAGAAGTGATGCTGCCATTCATAGAGCCTTGCCTTAGCTTCTTCAGTGAATGATAAGACATGAGGCTCGATTTCCTGTTGCTCATTTATTGGACACTCCATATCAATAAGGTGTTGAATGATGGCTTGCCAATCTCGCTCTATATTATCGGGCAACTCTCGGTCACTCCATCTCGCTTTCTGCTGAAGGTTAGGCATGACGAACAAAATGCGATCGATGAAGCCGTTGCTGGAGCGTTCGCCTTTCGCCAACTCACTAAGTATCTTCTTTTGGATGGTTCCGATTACTGAGATATAGGGGCGTTTAATGAAGATGGAACTCTTGGAACTTCTTCTGTCTGATATGGTTGTCTTGGCGCTAAAGACAGATAACCAGAACTGTTCCTCTGAACCATTGTTATAGCGGTTGAAGTTTTTGAACCAT
This is a stretch of genomic DNA from Segatella hominis. It encodes these proteins:
- a CDS encoding YfjI family protein, with the protein product MTALNNNKETSINPMIIMDKAIDMSARLSGSQFPVSIFPAKIQRIIKEVHECHSFPTDYISAAILTALAVGIGNTHLAQMKQGWLESPILYMALIGRPGANKSHPLSFAMKPFLDYDYEQNKLFEEQYSKFEEKMCMSRKERIENGEDGFPQEPVRKRFLVSDVTPEGLSYIHAQNKRGLCLWTDELSAWFKNFNRYNNGSEEQFWLSVFSAKTTISDRRSSKSSIFIKRPYISVIGTIQKKILSELAKGERSSNGFIDRILFVMPNLQQKARWSDRELPDNIERDWQAIIQHLIDMECPINEQQEIEPHVLSFTEEAKARLYEWQHHFSEQCDNETNDTIVSIYCKLEIYIIRFCLIIQLARWTCGECDKEAIDLLSIERAIRLTEYFKNSAISVQNILNENMLTAQQQAIVNHLPATFTTAQAHDIAKENDMKPRTLERFLNDNIGVLFRKEKHGEYSKINS